The following proteins are encoded in a genomic region of Saccharopolyspora antimicrobica:
- a CDS encoding GlcG/HbpS family heme-binding protein: protein MRTAALTRRVALGAFAALALAACTPTEPQPAGPPQVLSPDAASKAAHAALDAVEAEGQRVTVSIVDRSGNERIRLTSDGAGPQSGESAKRKAFTAVAWGQPTSELDGATLRDIPGTLFQGGGVPVIAGSPIAGIGVAGAPSGDLDEEFARAGLEAVEAELP, encoded by the coding sequence ATGAGGACAGCCGCGCTCACGCGACGCGTGGCGCTCGGGGCGTTCGCCGCACTCGCGCTCGCCGCCTGCACCCCGACCGAACCGCAGCCCGCAGGACCACCGCAGGTGCTCAGCCCCGATGCCGCGTCCAAGGCCGCGCACGCCGCGCTCGACGCCGTCGAGGCCGAAGGACAGCGGGTGACCGTGTCCATCGTGGACCGCTCGGGCAACGAGAGGATCAGGCTGACCAGCGACGGAGCGGGCCCGCAGAGCGGTGAATCCGCCAAGCGCAAGGCCTTCACCGCCGTCGCCTGGGGCCAGCCCACCTCGGAGCTGGACGGCGCCACCCTCCGCGACATCCCGGGCACGCTGTTCCAGGGCGGCGGCGTCCCCGTGATCGCCGGCTCCCCGATCGCCGGCATCGGCGTCGCCGGTGCGCCCAGCGGTGACCTGGACGAGGAGTTCGCCCGCGCCGGTCTCGAAGCCGTCGAAGCCGAACTGCCGTGA
- a CDS encoding ankyrin repeat domain-containing protein, translating into MRTAALTRRVALGAFAALALAACTPTQPPAAPPAPPHPAEQPQAAQQPAPPQQPNPEADRQLLEAADSGDLAQVRAALAAGANVESRDDDQRTPLVLAALADHVEVARELVAAGADPNATDYRQDTAFLVTGVTGSVGMLEALLPANPDFTLLNRYGGTALIPAGEHGHVEYIRAAVLTGIDVDHVNNLGWTALLEAVVLGDGSERYQQSVQILVDAGADVNIRDRNGVTALQHAEADGYTEIARILRAAS; encoded by the coding sequence ATGAGGACAGCCGCGCTGACCCGACGCGTGGCGCTCGGGGCGTTCGCCGCACTCGCGCTCGCCGCCTGCACCCCGACCCAGCCCCCGGCAGCACCACCGGCTCCCCCGCATCCCGCGGAGCAGCCGCAGGCCGCGCAGCAGCCGGCGCCCCCGCAGCAGCCGAACCCGGAAGCGGACCGGCAGCTGCTGGAGGCGGCCGATTCCGGTGACCTCGCGCAGGTCCGCGCGGCCCTGGCCGCCGGGGCGAACGTGGAGTCGCGCGACGACGACCAGCGCACCCCGCTGGTGCTGGCCGCGCTCGCCGACCACGTCGAGGTGGCCCGCGAGCTGGTCGCCGCGGGCGCCGACCCGAACGCCACCGACTACCGCCAGGACACCGCGTTCCTGGTGACCGGGGTGACCGGCAGCGTCGGCATGCTGGAGGCGCTGCTGCCCGCGAACCCGGACTTCACGCTGCTCAACCGCTACGGCGGCACGGCGCTGATCCCGGCGGGCGAGCACGGCCACGTCGAGTACATCCGGGCGGCGGTGCTCACCGGCATCGACGTCGACCACGTGAACAACCTCGGCTGGACCGCCCTGCTGGAAGCGGTGGTCCTGGGTGACGGCAGCGAGCGCTACCAGCAGTCGGTGCAGATCCTCGTGGACGCCGGTGCCGACGTGAACATCCGCGACCGCAACGGGGTGACTGCGCTCCAGCACGCCGAAGCCGACGGCTACACCGAGATCGCGCGAATCCTCCGCGCGGCTTCCTGA
- the coaE gene encoding dephospho-CoA kinase produces the protein MLRVGLSGGIGSGKSTVARRLAELGAVLVDADVLAREVVRPGSPGLAEIVERFGADVLDADGALNRPALAAKAFADDQARADLNAITHPKIRDLTAERMAGAPADAVVVHDVPLLVEAGYAPNYHLVVIVDAPEDVRVRRLVERGLTEQDARARIAAQATTEQRREVADAWLDNSGPVEELVARVDALWRDRLVPFEENVRLRRRPPKRSPRLVGPDPDWPRQAQRLIDRIERVAGDKAVRVDHIGSTSVPGLPAKDIIDLQLTVRSLADADELAEPLAEAGFPPIPEITADTPHAFAPDPAQWEKRIHVSADPARYANLHVRPDGSPSQQLALQFPAWLRADEDARAGYLALKREVANAHANDPSHDAYADAKEPWFAKSLPEARAWAQRTGWTPGA, from the coding sequence ATGTTGCGGGTGGGACTGAGCGGCGGAATCGGATCGGGCAAGTCGACGGTGGCCCGGCGGCTGGCGGAGCTAGGCGCGGTGCTCGTCGACGCCGACGTGCTGGCCAGGGAGGTCGTGCGGCCGGGCAGCCCGGGCCTGGCGGAGATCGTCGAGCGGTTCGGCGCGGACGTGCTGGACGCCGATGGTGCGCTGAACCGGCCCGCGCTGGCCGCGAAGGCCTTCGCCGACGACCAGGCCCGCGCGGACCTCAACGCCATCACGCACCCCAAGATCCGCGACCTGACCGCCGAGCGGATGGCCGGGGCGCCCGCGGACGCGGTCGTGGTGCACGACGTGCCGCTGCTGGTGGAAGCCGGTTACGCGCCGAACTACCACCTGGTGGTCATCGTCGACGCGCCCGAGGACGTCCGGGTGCGGCGGCTGGTGGAGCGCGGCCTGACCGAGCAGGACGCCCGGGCCCGCATCGCCGCGCAGGCCACCACCGAGCAGCGCCGCGAGGTCGCCGACGCGTGGCTGGACAACAGCGGCCCCGTCGAGGAGCTCGTGGCGCGGGTCGACGCGTTGTGGCGGGACCGGCTGGTGCCCTTCGAGGAGAACGTCCGGCTGCGCCGCCGCCCGCCGAAGCGCTCCCCGCGGCTGGTCGGCCCGGACCCGGACTGGCCGCGCCAGGCGCAGCGCCTGATCGACCGGATCGAGCGCGTGGCGGGGGACAAGGCGGTGCGCGTCGACCACATCGGTTCGACGTCGGTGCCGGGCCTGCCCGCCAAGGACATCATCGACCTCCAGCTCACCGTCCGGTCCCTGGCGGATGCCGACGAGCTCGCCGAACCCCTCGCCGAAGCGGGTTTCCCGCCGATCCCGGAGATCACCGCCGACACGCCGCACGCCTTCGCCCCGGACCCGGCGCAGTGGGAGAAGCGCATCCACGTCTCGGCGGACCCGGCGCGCTACGCCAACCTCCACGTCCGCCCGGACGGCAGCCCCAGCCAGCAGCTGGCCCTCCAGTTCCCGGCCTGGTTGCGAGCCGACGAGGACGCCCGGGCCGGGTACCTGGCCCTCAAGCGGGAAGTGGCGAACGCCCACGCGAACGACCCGTCCCACGACGCCTACGCGGACGCCAAGGAACCCTGGTTCGCCAAGTCGCTCCCGGAAGCCCGGGCCTGGGCGCAGCGGACCGGGTGGACTCCCGGCGCGTGA
- the rpsA gene encoding 30S ribosomal protein S1, producing the protein MSTDTTTVPTAAATKPQVAVNDVGTEEDFLAAVDQTIKYFNDGDIVEGTIVKVDRDEVLLDIGYKTEGVIPSRELSIKHDVDPAEVVTVGDFVEALVLQKEDKEGRLILSKKRAQYERAWGTIEELKEKDEPVRGTVIEVVKGGLILDIGLRGFLPASLVEMRRVRDLQPYVGRELEAKIIELDKNRNNVVLSRRAWLEQTQSEVRSEFLNQLQKGQVRKGVVSSIVNFGAFVDLGGVDGLVHVSELSWKHIDHPSEVVEVGQEVTVEVLDVDMDRERVSLSLKATQEDPWRQFARTHAIGQIVPGKVTKLVPFGAFVRVDEGIEGLVHISELAERHVEIPEQVVQVGDEVMIKVIDIDLERRRISLSLKQANEGFSTDSEFDPTQYGMAAEYDNEGNYIYPEGFDVETQEWTEGYEKQREEWERQYAEAHSRYEKHLAQIAKARQADAEAAAAAATGGGEESTGGGNYSSASSDDQDSGSLASDAQLAALREKLSGGA; encoded by the coding sequence ATGTCCACCGACACCACCACCGTCCCGACTGCAGCCGCCACCAAGCCGCAGGTCGCAGTGAACGACGTCGGGACGGAGGAGGACTTCCTCGCCGCCGTCGACCAGACCATCAAGTACTTCAACGATGGGGACATTGTTGAGGGCACCATCGTCAAGGTCGACCGTGACGAGGTGCTGCTTGACATCGGCTACAAGACCGAGGGCGTCATCCCGTCCCGCGAACTGTCGATCAAGCACGACGTCGATCCCGCCGAGGTCGTCACCGTCGGCGACTTCGTCGAGGCCCTCGTCCTCCAGAAGGAGGACAAGGAAGGCCGGCTGATCCTCTCCAAGAAGCGTGCGCAGTACGAGCGCGCCTGGGGCACCATCGAGGAGCTCAAGGAGAAGGACGAGCCCGTGCGCGGCACCGTCATCGAGGTCGTCAAGGGCGGCCTCATCCTCGACATCGGGCTGCGCGGCTTCCTGCCGGCCTCCCTGGTCGAGATGCGCCGCGTCCGCGACCTGCAGCCCTACGTCGGCCGCGAGCTCGAAGCCAAGATCATCGAGCTGGACAAGAACCGCAACAACGTGGTCCTGTCCCGCCGCGCCTGGCTGGAGCAGACCCAGTCCGAGGTCCGCAGCGAGTTCCTCAACCAGCTGCAGAAGGGCCAGGTCCGCAAGGGCGTCGTGTCCTCGATCGTCAACTTCGGTGCGTTCGTCGACCTCGGTGGCGTTGACGGTCTGGTGCACGTCTCGGAGCTGTCCTGGAAGCACATCGACCACCCGTCCGAGGTCGTCGAGGTCGGCCAGGAGGTCACCGTCGAGGTCCTCGACGTGGACATGGACCGCGAGCGCGTCTCGCTGTCGCTGAAGGCCACCCAGGAAGACCCGTGGCGCCAGTTCGCCCGCACCCACGCGATCGGTCAGATCGTGCCGGGCAAGGTCACCAAGCTGGTTCCGTTCGGTGCGTTCGTCCGCGTCGACGAGGGCATCGAGGGCCTGGTCCACATCTCCGAGCTGGCCGAGCGCCACGTGGAGATCCCGGAGCAGGTCGTCCAGGTCGGCGACGAGGTCATGATCAAGGTCATCGACATCGACCTGGAGCGCCGCCGCATCTCGCTGTCGCTGAAGCAGGCCAACGAGGGCTTCAGCACCGACTCGGAGTTCGACCCGACCCAGTACGGGATGGCCGCCGAGTACGACAACGAGGGCAACTACATCTACCCCGAGGGCTTCGACGTGGAGACCCAGGAGTGGACCGAGGGCTACGAGAAGCAGCGCGAGGAGTGGGAGCGCCAGTACGCCGAGGCGCACAGCCGCTACGAGAAGCACCTCGCGCAGATCGCCAAGGCCCGCCAGGCCGACGCGGAGGCCGCTGCGGCCGCCGCGACCGGTGGTGGCGAGGAGTCGACCGGCGGTGGCAACTACTCGTCGGCCTCCAGCGACGACCAGGACAGCGGCTCTCTGGCCAGCGACGCTCAGCTGGCTGCGCTGCGGGAGAAGCTCTCCGGCGGTGCGTGA
- a CDS encoding class I SAM-dependent methyltransferase — translation MTRADDPESTEVQGSSAEHVLGTAGVSKRTADAAESRAANRLWWDADADDYQAEHGGFLGLSDFVWCPERLHEEQAGLLGDVRGKRVLEIGCGAASCSRWLADQGALPVGLDISAGMLRHAAEGGRRSGTAVPLVQASADCLPFGADSFDLACSAFGGVPFVADVGAVFREVARVVRPGGRWVFAVTHPMRWIFPDDPGPTGLTVTQSYFDRTPYVEIDATGRATYVEHHRTLGDYVRALSEAGLRLTDLVEPEWPAGHTEIWGQWSPLRGRLFPGTAIFVCTLDS, via the coding sequence TTGACACGAGCCGACGACCCGGAGAGCACCGAGGTCCAGGGTAGCTCCGCGGAGCACGTATTGGGCACCGCAGGTGTGAGCAAGCGCACTGCCGACGCGGCGGAATCCAGGGCCGCGAACCGGCTGTGGTGGGACGCCGACGCGGACGACTACCAGGCCGAGCACGGCGGCTTCCTCGGCCTGAGCGATTTCGTCTGGTGCCCCGAGCGCCTGCACGAGGAGCAGGCCGGCCTGCTCGGCGACGTGCGCGGCAAGCGGGTGCTGGAGATCGGCTGCGGCGCGGCCTCGTGCTCGCGCTGGCTGGCCGACCAGGGCGCGCTGCCGGTCGGCCTGGACATCTCCGCCGGGATGCTGCGGCACGCCGCCGAGGGCGGCAGGCGCAGCGGGACGGCGGTGCCGCTGGTGCAGGCCAGCGCGGACTGCCTGCCGTTCGGCGCCGATTCGTTCGACCTGGCCTGCTCGGCGTTCGGCGGGGTGCCCTTCGTCGCCGACGTGGGCGCGGTGTTCCGGGAGGTCGCGCGGGTGGTGCGGCCGGGCGGCCGGTGGGTGTTCGCGGTGACTCACCCGATGCGCTGGATCTTCCCCGACGACCCGGGCCCGACCGGGCTGACCGTCACCCAGTCCTACTTCGACCGCACGCCGTACGTGGAGATCGACGCGACCGGCCGCGCCACCTACGTGGAGCACCACCGCACTCTCGGCGACTACGTCCGCGCGCTGTCCGAGGCCGGGCTGCGGCTGACCGACCTGGTCGAGCCGGAGTGGCCCGCCGGGCACACCGAGATCTGGGGCCAGTGGAGCCCGCTGCGCGGCCGCCTCTTCCCCGGCACGGCGATCTTCGTCTGCACCCTCGATTCCTGA
- a CDS encoding GNAT family N-acetyltransferase, producing MATAQELLQAQCALFAELDPQLPERYPVPRGEPLVARTAGGDAVAGIVARTWNPPGSVHSLWQPASVFELFPLIGEHSAAGMSALLAAWRDHLHEQGAPERDSACLVTWPSRDVRTAKALLDGGFTPLSCLAVRPPTPPCTFTELSGTVTVRRAGPADLDAVVELTLLELEYAALVGSSTYRPDAPQLKRTAARVRLHSSDPVWLAERDGVPVAVAECGWVDADLSAAGHRLRPGTWAYVNCVSVHEQARGTGVGQRLMTTVHEEFARAGVVGSFLYYNPPNPLSSVFWPRQGYRPLWTMWEVRPATALR from the coding sequence GTGGCGACTGCGCAGGAGCTCTTGCAGGCCCAGTGCGCGCTGTTCGCCGAGCTGGACCCGCAGTTGCCCGAGCGCTACCCGGTGCCGCGCGGCGAGCCGCTGGTGGCGCGCACGGCGGGCGGTGACGCGGTCGCCGGGATCGTGGCGCGGACGTGGAACCCGCCCGGCTCGGTGCACAGCCTCTGGCAGCCCGCTTCCGTCTTCGAGCTCTTCCCGCTGATCGGCGAGCACTCGGCCGCGGGCATGTCCGCGCTGCTCGCGGCGTGGCGCGACCACCTGCACGAGCAGGGTGCTCCGGAGCGGGATTCGGCGTGCTTGGTGACCTGGCCGAGCCGGGACGTCCGGACGGCGAAAGCGTTGCTGGACGGCGGTTTCACCCCTTTGTCCTGTCTCGCTGTGCGCCCACCCACTCCGCCGTGCACATTTACGGAACTATCTGGTACCGTAACTGTACGTCGCGCCGGACCGGCCGACCTGGACGCCGTCGTCGAACTCACCCTCCTCGAGCTCGAATACGCCGCCCTCGTCGGATCCTCGACGTACCGCCCCGACGCCCCGCAGCTGAAGCGGACCGCTGCCCGAGTGCGACTGCACTCCAGCGATCCGGTCTGGCTCGCGGAGCGGGACGGCGTTCCGGTCGCGGTGGCCGAGTGCGGCTGGGTCGACGCTGACCTGTCGGCCGCCGGCCACCGGCTCCGCCCCGGCACCTGGGCCTACGTCAACTGCGTGTCGGTGCACGAGCAGGCCCGCGGGACCGGCGTCGGACAGCGGCTGATGACCACGGTGCACGAGGAGTTCGCTCGTGCCGGAGTCGTCGGCAGCTTCCTGTACTACAACCCGCCCAACCCGCTGTCCTCGGTGTTCTGGCCCCGCCAGGGCTATCGACCGCTGTGGACCATGTGGGAGGTGCGCCCGGCCACCGCGCTGCGCTGA
- a CDS encoding YhgE/Pip domain-containing protein — MTSLRLAATELRRLTSGKLPKLALLAVTLVPLLYGAMYIYANWDPYGKLDSVPAAVVIDDTGAEREDGTRLDAGQDVYQELIDSDTFNWSRTDEVSAQQGVASGEYTFALVVPRDFSTALISAGEFEPRQAKLRLITNDANNYLVGTIADKVASEVRKGVASSVGSEAAKQFLLGFATVHDKTLEAADGAGQIADGAGQLYDGLGKAEQGSAQLSAGAHQLLDGQRQLADGANKLADGTGELRGGLSQLQQKTAPLPGQTAKLADGAEQVAAGNEQLATKAETLGNAAQDVVDHLDGHKTRVANQLRQAGVDEATIEKVTAGLDELHSPITEANGKVQSQVGQLRKLADGSRQVANGNRQLASAMPALTGGIDQLATGSVKLDDGAKQLRDGEQQAVTGTKKLTDGADQLAGGAHQLRDGSGQLKDGSDTLATELGRGVNDIPNPDEQTRDATADTIGDPLAIDTLAQVKADTYGAGLAPYFMGLALWVGGFVLFLLMRPLSSRALAAGVAPWRVALGGWLPAALVGFVQAVLLYLVVVYAVGVQPAHTWKTLGFLVLTSFAFTAVVHSLNAAFGPKGKFIALVVLVLQLVTAGGTFPWQTIPEPLHPLHQVLPLGYVVSGLRHLLYGGDMSAVTTSVTVLVSYLVAALLLSTIAAWRQRVWTPSRLKPELSL, encoded by the coding sequence ATGACTAGTCTCCGGCTCGCCGCCACCGAGTTGCGCCGGCTCACCTCCGGCAAGCTGCCCAAGCTGGCGCTGCTGGCGGTCACCCTGGTGCCGCTGCTGTACGGCGCCATGTACATCTACGCGAACTGGGACCCCTACGGGAAGCTCGACTCGGTGCCCGCCGCCGTGGTCATCGACGACACCGGCGCCGAACGCGAGGACGGCACCCGGCTGGACGCCGGGCAGGACGTGTACCAGGAGCTCATCGACTCCGACACGTTCAACTGGTCGCGCACCGACGAGGTCTCCGCGCAGCAGGGCGTGGCCAGCGGCGAGTACACCTTCGCGCTGGTGGTGCCGCGGGACTTCTCCACCGCGCTGATCTCGGCCGGTGAGTTCGAGCCGCGGCAGGCCAAGCTGCGGCTGATCACCAACGACGCGAACAACTACCTGGTCGGCACCATCGCCGACAAGGTGGCCTCCGAGGTGCGCAAGGGCGTGGCCTCCAGCGTCGGCTCCGAGGCGGCCAAGCAGTTCCTGCTCGGGTTCGCCACGGTGCACGACAAGACGCTGGAAGCCGCCGACGGCGCGGGGCAGATCGCCGACGGCGCCGGGCAGCTCTACGACGGCCTCGGCAAGGCCGAGCAGGGCTCGGCGCAGCTCTCCGCCGGTGCCCACCAGCTGCTCGACGGCCAGCGCCAGCTCGCCGACGGCGCCAACAAGCTCGCCGACGGCACCGGTGAACTGCGCGGCGGGCTGTCGCAGCTGCAGCAGAAGACCGCGCCGCTGCCGGGGCAGACCGCGAAGCTGGCCGACGGCGCCGAGCAGGTCGCCGCGGGCAACGAGCAGCTCGCGACCAAGGCCGAAACGCTGGGCAACGCTGCCCAGGACGTCGTCGACCACCTCGACGGCCACAAGACCCGCGTCGCCAACCAGCTGCGCCAGGCCGGGGTGGACGAGGCGACCATCGAGAAGGTCACCGCCGGTCTCGACGAGCTCCACAGCCCGATCACCGAGGCCAACGGCAAGGTGCAGAGCCAGGTCGGGCAGCTGCGCAAGCTCGCCGACGGGTCCCGCCAGGTCGCTAACGGCAACCGCCAGCTGGCCAGCGCGATGCCCGCCCTGACCGGCGGCATCGACCAGCTCGCCACCGGCTCGGTCAAGCTCGACGACGGCGCCAAGCAGCTGCGCGACGGCGAGCAGCAGGCCGTCACCGGCACCAAGAAGCTCACCGACGGCGCCGACCAGCTGGCCGGCGGCGCGCACCAACTGCGCGACGGCTCCGGCCAGCTCAAGGACGGCTCCGACACGCTGGCCACCGAGCTGGGCCGCGGCGTCAACGACATCCCCAACCCCGACGAGCAGACCCGCGACGCCACCGCGGACACCATCGGCGACCCGCTCGCCATCGACACCCTGGCCCAGGTCAAAGCCGACACCTACGGCGCCGGGCTGGCGCCCTACTTCATGGGGCTGGCGCTGTGGGTCGGCGGGTTCGTGCTGTTCCTGCTGATGCGGCCGCTGTCCAGCCGGGCGCTGGCGGCCGGGGTCGCGCCGTGGCGCGTCGCGCTCGGCGGCTGGCTGCCCGCCGCGCTCGTCGGCTTCGTGCAGGCGGTGCTGCTGTACCTGGTCGTGGTCTACGCCGTCGGCGTGCAGCCGGCGCACACCTGGAAGACGCTCGGCTTCCTGGTGCTGACCTCGTTCGCGTTCACCGCGGTGGTGCACTCGCTCAACGCGGCGTTCGGGCCGAAGGGCAAGTTCATCGCGCTGGTCGTCCTGGTGCTCCAGCTGGTCACCGCGGGCGGCACGTTCCCGTGGCAGACGATCCCGGAGCCGCTGCACCCGCTGCACCAGGTGCTGCCGCTGGGCTACGTGGTCAGCGGTCTGCGCCACCTGCTCTACGGCGGTGACATGTCGGCGGTGACGACCTCGGTGACGGTGCTGGTGAGCTACCTCGTCGCCGCGCTGCTGCTGAGCACCATCGCGGCATGGCGCCAGCGGGTGTGGACGCCGTCCCGCCTGAAGCCCGAGCTCTCGCTGTAA